A single window of Xiphophorus hellerii strain 12219 chromosome 12, Xiphophorus_hellerii-4.1, whole genome shotgun sequence DNA harbors:
- the ddr2l gene encoding discoidin domain-containing receptor 2 isoform X2, with protein sequence MHLFLLLILQLPAASGQIDPEHCRYALGMEDGRIPDQDLTASSRWYETTGPQYARLNSEDGDGAWCPKGQLEPSDSQFLQIDLRRLTFLTLFGTQGRYARGLGKEFAAAYRLNYSRDGQLWKSWKNRLGKEVLEGNKDTYGVFSNDLKPPIIARYVRVIPVTRLSTTVCMRVELYGCPWEDGLLSYSAPEGQLMMSPGNPSVISLNDSTYDGVHEKRKLFGGLGQLTDGVTGRDDFLAIRQYNVWQGYDYLGWRNDTSGTQGYVEMEFVFDRLRNFTSMKVHSNNMYSRGVKIFSSVSCWFKPSLSWEPEPVSFSTILDDRNPSARYVTVPLSRRAARSLRCRFYYADVWMMFSEISFQSDIILPTQQPLMGTSVPGGHRDITMTTAPKTDNTSAAPSPSSSSDKTPILIGCLVTIILLLVIIIFLILWCQCVCKVLEKAPRQILDEEVTVRLSSCSDTIILQTPPVPPRSRHPPAGPTNTDPHYERVFLLDPQYQNPAVLRNKLPELSQSAEASALFLGNPLYDLLLLTSCRQTSGWLGACGGGYAEPDVTQCTPHQSFNNNAPHYAETDIVRLQGVTGSNMYAVPALTVDSLTRKDISAAEFPRHQLIFREKLGEGQFGEVHLCEAEGLPEFLGEGSPLPDRDGRSVLVAVKQLRADATSQARNDFLKEIKIMSRLDDPNIIRLLCVCVSSDPLCMVTEYMENGDLNMFLCQREIESTLTHANNIPSVSLSDLLHMAVQISSGMKYLASLNFVHRDLATRNCLLDRRLTIKIADFGMSRNLYSSDYYRIQGRAVLPIRWMAWESILLGKFTTASDVWAFGVTLWEIFTLCKEQPYSLLSDEQVIENSGEFFRNQGRQIFLYAPPLCPPSLFELMMRCWSRNITDRPAFEGLYQALRPHVNQ encoded by the exons ATGCacctcttcctgctgctgatccTTCAGCTTCCAGCAGCCAGCGGACAGATCGATCCAG AACATTGTCGCTATGCGTTGGGCATGGAGGACGGACGGATCCCCGATCAGGACCTGACGGCGTCCAGCCGGTGGTACGAGACCACCGGGCCACAGTACGCCAG GTTGAACTCTGAGGACGGAGACGGTGCCTGGTGTCCTAAAGGACAGCTGGAGCCTTCAGACTCCCAGTTCCTGCAG ATCGACCTGCGCAGACTCACCTTCCTGACGCTGTTCGGGACTCAGGGCCGGTACGCCAGAGGTCTGGGGAAGGAGTTCGCCGCGGCGTACCGCCTGAACTACAGCCGAGACGGACAGCTGTGGAAGTCCTGGAAGAACCGGCTGGGAAAGGAG GTCCTGGAAGGAAACAAAGACACCTACGGCGTTTTCTCCAACGACCTGAAGCCTCCAATCATCGCGCGCTACGTCCGCGTCATCCCCGTCACCAGGCTGTCCACCACCGTGTGCATGAGGGTGGAGCTGTACGGCTGTCCCTGGGAGG ACGGACTGCTTTCCTACAGCGCTCCAGAGGGTCAGCTCATGATGTCGCCCGGTAACCCGTCAGTAATCAGTCTCAATGACTCCACGTACGACGGCGTCCACGAGAAAAG GAAGCTGTTCGGAGGCCTGGGTCAGCTGACGGACGGCGTGACGGGCCGCGACGACTTCCTGGCCATCCGCCAGTACAACGTGTGGCAGGGATACGACTACCTGGGCTGGAGGAACGACACGTCGGGGACTCAGGGATACGTGGAGATGGAGTTTGTGTTCGACAGGCTGAGGAACTTCACCTCCATGAAG GTTCACAGTAACAACATGTACAGCCGCGGCGTGAAGATCTTCTCCTCCGTGTCCTGTTGGTTTAAGCCTTCCCTCAGCTGGGAGCCAGAGCCCGTTTCCTTCTCCACCATCCTGGACGACAGGAACCCGAGCGCCCGTTACGTCACGGTGCCGCTGAGCCGCCGGGCCGCCAGGTCGCTCCGCTGCCGCTTCTACTACGCAGACGTCTGGATGATGTTCAGTGAGATCTCATTTCAGTCAG ACATCATACTGCCAACACAACAGCCACTGATGGGGACATCTGTTCCAGGAGGACATAGGGacatcaccatgacaacagcacCAAAGACCGATAACACAT CAGCTGCTCCGTcccccagcagcagctcagacaaGACGcccattctgattggctgcctggtgaccatcatcctcctgctggtcatcatcatcttcctcatcctctGGTGCCAGTGTGTCTGCAAGGTGCTGGAGAAG GCGCCTCGTCAGATCCTGGACGAGGAGGTGACGGTCCGCCTGTCGTCCTGCAGCGACACCATAATCCTGCAGACGCCCCCGGTGCCGCCGCGGTCCCGGCATCCTCCTGCAG GCCCCACCAACACCGACCCCCACTATGAGAGGGTCTTCCTGCTGGACCCTCAGTACCAGAACCCGGCCGTCCTGAGGAACAAGCTGCCGGAGCTGTCGCAGAGCGCCGAGGCTTCAG cgCTCTTCCTCGGTAATCCTCTCTatgacctgctgctgctgacttcCTGTCGCCAGACGTCAGGATGGCTTGGTG CGTGCGGCGGCGGCTACGCCGAGCCGGACGTCACCCAGTGCACGCCTCACCAGTCCTTCAACAACAACGCGCCGCACTACGCCGAGACGGACATCGTCCGGCTGCAGGGCGTAACCGGTAGCAACATGTACGCCGTCCCCGCCCTGACCGTCGACTCCCTCACCAGGAAGGACATCTCCGCCGCAGAGTTCCCACGACACCAGCTCATCTTCAGGGAGAAGCTGGGAGAGGGACAGTTTGGAGAG gtCCACCTCTGTGAAGCCGAGGGACTCCCAGAATTCCTTGGGGAAGGCTCGCCTCTTCCCGACAGAGACGGACGCTCAGTTCTGGTGGCGGTGAAGCAGCTGAGGGCCGACGCCACGAGTCAGGCCAG GaacgacttcctgaaggaaaTCAAGATCATGTCCCGGCTGGACGACCCGAACATCATCcggctgctgtgtgtgtgtgtgtcgtccGACCCGCTGTGCATGGTGACCGAGTACATGGAGAACGGAGACCTGAACATGTTCCTGTGTCAGCGCGAGATCGAGAGCACGCTGACGCACGCCAACAACATCCCGTCCGTCAG CCTGTCGGACCTCCTCCACATGGCCGTCCAGATCTCCTCTGGGATGAAGTACCTGGCGTCTCTGAACTTCGTGCATCGTGATCTGGCCACCAGGAACTGCCTGCTGGACCGCCGCCTCACCATCAAGATCGCCGACTTCGGGATGAGCAGGAACCTGTACAGCAGCGACTACTACCGGATCCAGGGCCGGGCCGTGCTGCCCATCCGCTGGATGGCCTGGGAGAGCATCCTGCTG GGGAAGTTCACCACGGCGAGCGACGTGTGGGCGTTCGGAGTGACGCTGTGGGAAATCTTCACTCTGTGTAAGGAGCAGCCGTACAGCCTGCTGTCCGACGAACAGGTCATCGAGAACTCGGGCGAGTTCTTCCGGAACCAGGGCCGACAG ATCTTCCTGTACGCCCCTCCTCTCTGCCCGCCGTCGCTCTTTGAGCTGATGATGCGCTGCTGGAGCCGCAACATCACGGACCGACCCGCGTTTGAGGGACTTTACCAAGCCCTGAGGCCCCACGTCAACCAGTGA
- the ddr2l gene encoding discoidin domain-containing receptor 2 isoform X4 — translation MHLFLLLILQLPAASGQIDPEHCRYALGMEDGRIPDQDLTASSRWYETTGPQYARLNSEDGDGAWCPKGQLEPSDSQFLQIDLRRLTFLTLFGTQGRYARGLGKEFAAAYRLNYSRDGQLWKSWKNRLGKEVLEGNKDTYGVFSNDLKPPIIARYVRVIPVTRLSTTVCMRVELYGCPWEDGLLSYSAPEGQLMMSPGNPSVISLNDSTYDGVHEKRKLFGGLGQLTDGVTGRDDFLAIRQYNVWQGYDYLGWRNDTSGTQGYVEMEFVFDRLRNFTSMKVHSNNMYSRGVKIFSSVSCWFKPSLSWEPEPVSFSTILDDRNPSARYVTVPLSRRAARSLRCRFYYADVWMMFSEISFQSDIILPTQQPLMGTSVPGGHRDITMTTAPKTDNTSAPSPSSSSDKTPILIGCLVTIILLLVIIIFLILWCQCVCKVLEKAPRQILDEEVTVRLSSCSDTIILQTPPVPPRSRHPPAGPTNTDPHYERVFLLDPQYQNPAVLRNKLPELSQSAEASALFLGNPLYDLLLLTSCRQTSGWLGACGGGYAEPDVTQCTPHQSFNNNAPHYAETDIVRLQGVTGSNMYAVPALTVDSLTRKDISAAEFPRHQLIFREKLGEGQFGEVHLCEAEGLPEFLGEGSPLPDRDGRSVLVAVKQLRADATSQARNDFLKEIKIMSRLDDPNIIRLLCVCVSSDPLCMVTEYMENGDLNMFLCQREIESTLTHANNIPSVSLSDLLHMAVQISSGMKYLASLNFVHRDLATRNCLLDRRLTIKIADFGMSRNLYSSDYYRIQGRAVLPIRWMAWESILLGKFTTASDVWAFGVTLWEIFTLCKEQPYSLLSDEQVIENSGEFFRNQGRQIFLYAPPLCPPSLFELMMRCWSRNITDRPAFEGLYQALRPHVNQ, via the exons ATGCacctcttcctgctgctgatccTTCAGCTTCCAGCAGCCAGCGGACAGATCGATCCAG AACATTGTCGCTATGCGTTGGGCATGGAGGACGGACGGATCCCCGATCAGGACCTGACGGCGTCCAGCCGGTGGTACGAGACCACCGGGCCACAGTACGCCAG GTTGAACTCTGAGGACGGAGACGGTGCCTGGTGTCCTAAAGGACAGCTGGAGCCTTCAGACTCCCAGTTCCTGCAG ATCGACCTGCGCAGACTCACCTTCCTGACGCTGTTCGGGACTCAGGGCCGGTACGCCAGAGGTCTGGGGAAGGAGTTCGCCGCGGCGTACCGCCTGAACTACAGCCGAGACGGACAGCTGTGGAAGTCCTGGAAGAACCGGCTGGGAAAGGAG GTCCTGGAAGGAAACAAAGACACCTACGGCGTTTTCTCCAACGACCTGAAGCCTCCAATCATCGCGCGCTACGTCCGCGTCATCCCCGTCACCAGGCTGTCCACCACCGTGTGCATGAGGGTGGAGCTGTACGGCTGTCCCTGGGAGG ACGGACTGCTTTCCTACAGCGCTCCAGAGGGTCAGCTCATGATGTCGCCCGGTAACCCGTCAGTAATCAGTCTCAATGACTCCACGTACGACGGCGTCCACGAGAAAAG GAAGCTGTTCGGAGGCCTGGGTCAGCTGACGGACGGCGTGACGGGCCGCGACGACTTCCTGGCCATCCGCCAGTACAACGTGTGGCAGGGATACGACTACCTGGGCTGGAGGAACGACACGTCGGGGACTCAGGGATACGTGGAGATGGAGTTTGTGTTCGACAGGCTGAGGAACTTCACCTCCATGAAG GTTCACAGTAACAACATGTACAGCCGCGGCGTGAAGATCTTCTCCTCCGTGTCCTGTTGGTTTAAGCCTTCCCTCAGCTGGGAGCCAGAGCCCGTTTCCTTCTCCACCATCCTGGACGACAGGAACCCGAGCGCCCGTTACGTCACGGTGCCGCTGAGCCGCCGGGCCGCCAGGTCGCTCCGCTGCCGCTTCTACTACGCAGACGTCTGGATGATGTTCAGTGAGATCTCATTTCAGTCAG ACATCATACTGCCAACACAACAGCCACTGATGGGGACATCTGTTCCAGGAGGACATAGGGacatcaccatgacaacagcacCAAAGACCGATAACACAT CTGCTCCGTcccccagcagcagctcagacaaGACGcccattctgattggctgcctggtgaccatcatcctcctgctggtcatcatcatcttcctcatcctctGGTGCCAGTGTGTCTGCAAGGTGCTGGAGAAG GCGCCTCGTCAGATCCTGGACGAGGAGGTGACGGTCCGCCTGTCGTCCTGCAGCGACACCATAATCCTGCAGACGCCCCCGGTGCCGCCGCGGTCCCGGCATCCTCCTGCAG GCCCCACCAACACCGACCCCCACTATGAGAGGGTCTTCCTGCTGGACCCTCAGTACCAGAACCCGGCCGTCCTGAGGAACAAGCTGCCGGAGCTGTCGCAGAGCGCCGAGGCTTCAG cgCTCTTCCTCGGTAATCCTCTCTatgacctgctgctgctgacttcCTGTCGCCAGACGTCAGGATGGCTTGGTG CGTGCGGCGGCGGCTACGCCGAGCCGGACGTCACCCAGTGCACGCCTCACCAGTCCTTCAACAACAACGCGCCGCACTACGCCGAGACGGACATCGTCCGGCTGCAGGGCGTAACCGGTAGCAACATGTACGCCGTCCCCGCCCTGACCGTCGACTCCCTCACCAGGAAGGACATCTCCGCCGCAGAGTTCCCACGACACCAGCTCATCTTCAGGGAGAAGCTGGGAGAGGGACAGTTTGGAGAG gtCCACCTCTGTGAAGCCGAGGGACTCCCAGAATTCCTTGGGGAAGGCTCGCCTCTTCCCGACAGAGACGGACGCTCAGTTCTGGTGGCGGTGAAGCAGCTGAGGGCCGACGCCACGAGTCAGGCCAG GaacgacttcctgaaggaaaTCAAGATCATGTCCCGGCTGGACGACCCGAACATCATCcggctgctgtgtgtgtgtgtgtcgtccGACCCGCTGTGCATGGTGACCGAGTACATGGAGAACGGAGACCTGAACATGTTCCTGTGTCAGCGCGAGATCGAGAGCACGCTGACGCACGCCAACAACATCCCGTCCGTCAG CCTGTCGGACCTCCTCCACATGGCCGTCCAGATCTCCTCTGGGATGAAGTACCTGGCGTCTCTGAACTTCGTGCATCGTGATCTGGCCACCAGGAACTGCCTGCTGGACCGCCGCCTCACCATCAAGATCGCCGACTTCGGGATGAGCAGGAACCTGTACAGCAGCGACTACTACCGGATCCAGGGCCGGGCCGTGCTGCCCATCCGCTGGATGGCCTGGGAGAGCATCCTGCTG GGGAAGTTCACCACGGCGAGCGACGTGTGGGCGTTCGGAGTGACGCTGTGGGAAATCTTCACTCTGTGTAAGGAGCAGCCGTACAGCCTGCTGTCCGACGAACAGGTCATCGAGAACTCGGGCGAGTTCTTCCGGAACCAGGGCCGACAG ATCTTCCTGTACGCCCCTCCTCTCTGCCCGCCGTCGCTCTTTGAGCTGATGATGCGCTGCTGGAGCCGCAACATCACGGACCGACCCGCGTTTGAGGGACTTTACCAAGCCCTGAGGCCCCACGTCAACCAGTGA